In one window of Macaca thibetana thibetana isolate TM-01 chromosome 5, ASM2454274v1, whole genome shotgun sequence DNA:
- the PAQR3 gene encoding progestin and adipoQ receptor family member 3 isoform X2: MHQKLLKSAHYIELGSYQYWPVLVPRGIRLYTYEQIPVSLKDNPYITDGYRAYLPSRLCIKSLFILSNETVNIWSHLLGFFLFFTLGIYDMTSVLPSASASREDFVICSICLFCFQVCMLCSVGYHLFSCHRSEKTCRRWMALDYAGISIGILGCYVSGVFYAFYCNNYWRQVYLITVLAMILAVFFAQIHPNYLTQQWQRLRSIIFCSVSGYGVIPTLHWVWLNGGIGAPIVQDFAPRVIVMYMIALLAFLFYISKVPERYFPESGTKIQGMSVTSYGIPPGQNIRFEDCD; this comes from the exons ATGCATCAGAAGCTGCTGAAGAGCGCGCATTACATTGAGCTGGGCAGCTATCAGTACTGGCCGGTCCTGGTGCCCCGTGGCATCCGCCTGTACACCTACGAGCAGATCCCCGTGTCCCTCAAGGACAACCCGTACATCACCGACGGCTACCGGGCCTACCTGCCGTCCAGGCTGTGTATCAAAAG tttgtttattttatctaatGAGACAGTAAACATCTGGAGTCATTTGCtgggtttctttctcttcttcacccTGGGAATATATGACATGACATCTGTGTTACCTTCAGCAAGTGCGTCCAGAGAAGATTTTGTAATTTGTTCTATTTGTCTTTTCTGCTTCCAG gtCTGTATGCTCTGCTCTGTGGGCTATCATCTTTTTTCCTGCCATCGGTCAGAAAAAACATGTCGAAGATGGATGGCATTAGATTATGCAGGAATTTCTATTGGAATACTGGGCTGCTATGTCTCAGGAGTATTTTACGCATTTTATTGTAATAAC TACTGGCGTCAGGTATACTTGATCACAGTGCTTGCTATGATCCTGGCAGTGTTCTTTGCGCAGATTCATCCCAATTACCTCACGCAGCAATGGCAAAGGCTCCGTTCTATCATCTTTTGTTCTGTTTCGGGATATGGAGTGATTCCTACTCTTCACTGGGTTTGGCTCAATGGAGGAATTGGTGCTCCTATTGTACAG GACTTTGCACCCCGTGTAATTGTGATGTATATGATTGCTCTTCTTGCTTTCCTATTCTACATTTCCAAAGTCCCAGAGCGGTACTTTCCAG aaTCAGGAACGAAGATTCAGGGAATGTCTGTCACATCTTATGGCATCCCACCTGGACAGAATATCCGATTTGAAGATTGTGATTGA
- the PAQR3 gene encoding progestin and adipoQ receptor family member 3 isoform X3, with protein MHQKLLKSAHYIELGSYQYWPVLVPRGIRLYTYEQIPVSLKDNPYITDGYRAYLPSRLCIKSLFILSNETVNIWSHLLGFFLFFTLGIYDMTSVLPSASASREDFVICSICLFCFQVCMLCSVGYHLFSCHRSEKTCRRWMALDYAGISIGILGCYVSGVFYAFYCNNYWRQVYLITVLAMILAVFFAQIHPNYLTQQWQRLRSIIFCSVSGYGVIPTLHWVWLNGGIGAPIVQDFAPRVIVMYMIALLAFLFYISKVPERYFPGVNAKNPSEVSTV; from the exons ATGCATCAGAAGCTGCTGAAGAGCGCGCATTACATTGAGCTGGGCAGCTATCAGTACTGGCCGGTCCTGGTGCCCCGTGGCATCCGCCTGTACACCTACGAGCAGATCCCCGTGTCCCTCAAGGACAACCCGTACATCACCGACGGCTACCGGGCCTACCTGCCGTCCAGGCTGTGTATCAAAAG tttgtttattttatctaatGAGACAGTAAACATCTGGAGTCATTTGCtgggtttctttctcttcttcacccTGGGAATATATGACATGACATCTGTGTTACCTTCAGCAAGTGCGTCCAGAGAAGATTTTGTAATTTGTTCTATTTGTCTTTTCTGCTTCCAG gtCTGTATGCTCTGCTCTGTGGGCTATCATCTTTTTTCCTGCCATCGGTCAGAAAAAACATGTCGAAGATGGATGGCATTAGATTATGCAGGAATTTCTATTGGAATACTGGGCTGCTATGTCTCAGGAGTATTTTACGCATTTTATTGTAATAAC TACTGGCGTCAGGTATACTTGATCACAGTGCTTGCTATGATCCTGGCAGTGTTCTTTGCGCAGATTCATCCCAATTACCTCACGCAGCAATGGCAAAGGCTCCGTTCTATCATCTTTTGTTCTGTTTCGGGATATGGAGTGATTCCTACTCTTCACTGGGTTTGGCTCAATGGAGGAATTGGTGCTCCTATTGTACAG GACTTTGCACCCCGTGTAATTGTGATGTATATGATTGCTCTTCTTGCTTTCCTATTCTACATTTCCAAAGTCCCAGAGCGGTACTTTCCAG GAGTTAATGCCAAGAATCCATCAGAAGTATCTACTGTTTAG
- the PAQR3 gene encoding progestin and adipoQ receptor family member 3 isoform X1 gives MHQKLLKSAHYIELGSYQYWPVLVPRGIRLYTYEQIPVSLKDNPYITDGYRAYLPSRLCIKSLFILSNETVNIWSHLLGFFLFFTLGIYDMTSVLPSASASREDFVICSICLFCFQVCMLCSVGYHLFSCHRSEKTCRRWMALDYAGISIGILGCYVSGVFYAFYCNNYWRQVYLITVLAMILAVFFAQIHPNYLTQQWQRLRSIIFCSVSGYGVIPTLHWVWLNGGIGAPIVQDFAPRVIVMYMIALLAFLFYISKVPERYFPGQLNYLGSSHQIWHILAVVMLYWWHQSTVYVMQYRHSKPCPDYVSHL, from the exons ATGCATCAGAAGCTGCTGAAGAGCGCGCATTACATTGAGCTGGGCAGCTATCAGTACTGGCCGGTCCTGGTGCCCCGTGGCATCCGCCTGTACACCTACGAGCAGATCCCCGTGTCCCTCAAGGACAACCCGTACATCACCGACGGCTACCGGGCCTACCTGCCGTCCAGGCTGTGTATCAAAAG tttgtttattttatctaatGAGACAGTAAACATCTGGAGTCATTTGCtgggtttctttctcttcttcacccTGGGAATATATGACATGACATCTGTGTTACCTTCAGCAAGTGCGTCCAGAGAAGATTTTGTAATTTGTTCTATTTGTCTTTTCTGCTTCCAG gtCTGTATGCTCTGCTCTGTGGGCTATCATCTTTTTTCCTGCCATCGGTCAGAAAAAACATGTCGAAGATGGATGGCATTAGATTATGCAGGAATTTCTATTGGAATACTGGGCTGCTATGTCTCAGGAGTATTTTACGCATTTTATTGTAATAAC TACTGGCGTCAGGTATACTTGATCACAGTGCTTGCTATGATCCTGGCAGTGTTCTTTGCGCAGATTCATCCCAATTACCTCACGCAGCAATGGCAAAGGCTCCGTTCTATCATCTTTTGTTCTGTTTCGGGATATGGAGTGATTCCTACTCTTCACTGGGTTTGGCTCAATGGAGGAATTGGTGCTCCTATTGTACAG GACTTTGCACCCCGTGTAATTGTGATGTATATGATTGCTCTTCTTGCTTTCCTATTCTACATTTCCAAAGTCCCAGAGCGGTACTTTCCAG GACAACTAAACTACCTCGGATCAAGCCACCAAATATGGCATATCCTTGCAGTAGTGATGTTATATTGGTGGCATCAGTCAACAGTGTATGTCATGCAGTACAGACATAGCAAGCCTTGTCCTGACTATGTTTCACATTTGTGA